The following proteins are co-located in the Microcystis wesenbergii NRERC-220 genome:
- a CDS encoding Uma2 family endonuclease — protein MVSQLDKTNVTEIIYPDSDGQPMADNTLQFRWITTIKTNLDWLFRQQSDVFVAGDLLWYPVENDNKLRQAPDIMVVFGRPKGERGSYRQWLENNISPQVVFEIISPGNTLTEMAKKQLFYQRYGVEEYYLYDPHKNDASAWIRGENQLEILETLDNWVSPRLGIRFQLGEPEMLLFYPDGQAFTSYNQEKQRAERLAHKLRELGLNPDEI, from the coding sequence ATGGTTTCGCAACTAGATAAAACTAACGTCACTGAAATTATCTACCCCGATAGCGATGGTCAACCCATGGCGGATAATACCCTGCAATTTCGTTGGATTACGACAATTAAAACTAATTTAGACTGGCTATTTCGCCAGCAGTCTGATGTCTTTGTTGCGGGTGATTTACTCTGGTATCCTGTGGAAAATGATAATAAACTGCGTCAAGCACCGGATATCATGGTGGTTTTTGGGAGACCAAAAGGGGAAAGGGGTTCCTATCGACAATGGCTCGAAAATAATATTAGTCCCCAGGTGGTTTTTGAAATCATCTCTCCGGGTAACACCCTCACGGAAATGGCCAAAAAACAGCTATTTTATCAGCGTTATGGGGTCGAGGAATATTATCTTTATGATCCCCATAAAAACGATGCCAGTGCTTGGATAAGAGGCGAAAATCAGCTAGAAATTCTAGAAACTCTCGATAATTGGGTTAGTCCCCGTTTAGGAATACGTTTTCAGTTAGGAGAACCGGAAATGTTGCTTTTTTATCCCGATGGACAAGCTTTCACTAGCTATAATCAGGAAAAACAACGAGCGGAAAGATTAGCCCATAAACTGCGGGAATTAGGCCTTAATCCTGACGAAATCTAA
- a CDS encoding bifunctional cobalt-precorrin-7 (C(5))-methyltransferase/cobalt-precorrin-6B (C(15))-methyltransferase encodes MADRNCKSKWLSIIGIGEDGLEGLSSVGRSLLSLASVIVGGERHLAMLPPEDQRQKLLWTSPIQDSVNEIIRLRGQSVCVLASGDPMCYGIGVTLTRQIPLEEMTIIPSPSAFSLACSRLGWPLSEVETLSLCGRPPAWLNGVLYPGAKLLVLSADAQTPAIAARLLREGGFGESRITVLEHLGGTLERHIQGIANDWEFTDLADLNVIAISCISSHPPTRAPRLPGLPDSAYHHDGQLTKREVRAITLSRLAPLPGQLLWDVGAGCGSIAIEWLRSDRRCQGIAIEHHPTRLQYIADNAAALGTPHLQIVAGIAPSALEDLPQPDAIFIGGGITTPHLLETCWLALRPGGRLVANTVTIESELVLLQWHSKLGGELLRIGIEKAEPVGKFLGWKAMAPVTQWTVLKPRL; translated from the coding sequence ATGGCGGATCGCAATTGTAAGTCGAAATGGCTATCGATCATAGGAATTGGCGAAGATGGCTTAGAAGGGTTAAGTTCGGTGGGGCGAAGTCTGCTTTCTTTAGCATCAGTTATTGTCGGTGGTGAACGTCATCTGGCAATGTTACCCCCAGAGGATCAACGGCAAAAACTGCTCTGGACTTCTCCCATCCAAGACTCTGTTAACGAGATTATCCGCCTTCGTGGTCAATCCGTCTGTGTTTTGGCCAGTGGTGATCCCATGTGCTACGGAATTGGTGTCACCCTCACCCGTCAGATTCCCCTTGAGGAAATGACGATTATTCCCTCTCCTTCTGCCTTCAGTCTTGCCTGTAGTCGTTTGGGTTGGCCTCTGAGTGAAGTGGAAACTTTGAGTTTGTGCGGTCGCCCTCCGGCTTGGTTGAATGGGGTGCTTTATCCCGGCGCTAAACTGCTGGTACTGAGTGCCGATGCCCAGACTCCTGCGATCGCTGCTCGGCTGCTCAGGGAGGGAGGTTTTGGCGAAAGTCGCATCACGGTTTTAGAACATCTAGGGGGAACCCTAGAACGCCACATTCAAGGCATCGCCAACGATTGGGAGTTTACAGATCTGGCGGATCTAAATGTCATCGCCATTAGCTGCATCTCCTCCCATCCCCCCACCCGGGCGCCGCGCCTTCCAGGACTGCCGGATTCTGCCTACCATCATGACGGACAGTTGACAAAAAGAGAAGTTCGTGCTATCACTCTGAGTAGATTGGCTCCTCTACCCGGACAATTGCTCTGGGATGTGGGGGCGGGTTGTGGTTCCATTGCCATTGAGTGGCTGCGTAGCGATCGCCGTTGCCAGGGGATTGCGATCGAACATCATCCCACCAGATTACAATACATTGCCGATAATGCCGCCGCCCTGGGAACGCCCCATCTGCAAATCGTCGCCGGAATCGCACCGAGCGCCCTGGAAGATTTACCGCAACCAGACGCTATTTTTATCGGTGGCGGTATCACCACACCGCACCTATTGGAAACCTGTTGGTTAGCCCTGCGTCCCGGGGGTCGTCTTGTTGCCAACACTGTTACAATTGAAAGCGAATTAGTCCTCTTGCAATGGCATAGTAAATTAGGAGGGGAACTGCTGCGAATTGGCATTGAAAAAGCCGAACCAGTCGGCAAGTTTTTAGGTTGGAAAGCAATGGCCCCCGTAACCCAGTGGACTGTTCTGAAACCGAGATTGTAA
- the ppsA gene encoding phosphoenolpyruvate synthase: protein MMLLQDVARTSREQALILWFEEVDSKDVGLVGGKNSSLGEMIQQLTPKGINVPTGFATTAYAYRHFVEKAGLDAQLRQIFQDLDENDVQNLQEKGKQARTLILNTPFPDDLSHAIAIAYRRLCERYGDDLYHSIDVAVRSSATAEDLPEASFAGQQETYLNVQGVRGVLEACHKCFASLFTDRAISYRHHNGFDHFAVALSVGVQKMVRSDLATSGVMFSIDTETGFKNATLITAAYGLGENVVQGAVNPDEYLVFKPTLKNGYKPILDKRLGSKAIKMIYDDGGSRLTKNIRVNKLEQDQFCISDQEILTLARWTTQIEEHYSQVRGTYTPMDIEWAKDGITGELFIVQARPETVQSQKAANILKSYEIKERSQVLAVGRSVGAAIGQGKARVILSVDKINNFKPGEVLVTNRTDPDWEPIMKQASAIVTNQGGRTCHAAIIAREMGIPAIVGCNNATETIKTGQEVTVCCAEGDEGKVYLGLLPFEIIETPLDNLPQTRTKILMNIGNPEKAFAFADIPAQGVGLARLEFIIANHIQAHPSALLKFHELEEGDVKDQIAELTKHYEDKPQFFVDKLARGIAMIAAAFYPKDVIVRMSDFKSNEYANLLGGKPFEPKEENPMIGWRGASRYTDPNYREAFALECRALKMVREEMGLTNVIPMIPFCRTPEEGMRVLEEMAKNGLERGVNGLQVYVMCELPSNVILADQFAQVFDGFSIGSNDLTQLTLGLDRDSALVAHLFDERNEGVKRMVKMAIETAKAHNRKIGICGQAPSDYPEFAQFLVELGIDSISLNPDSVLKTLLMVAAVEQGQ, encoded by the coding sequence ATGATGCTACTACAAGATGTTGCGAGAACCTCTAGAGAACAAGCATTAATTCTGTGGTTTGAAGAAGTAGACAGCAAAGACGTGGGATTAGTCGGTGGGAAAAACTCCTCCTTAGGCGAAATGATCCAACAATTAACCCCGAAAGGGATTAATGTCCCCACAGGATTCGCCACCACCGCTTACGCTTACCGTCACTTTGTCGAAAAAGCCGGACTAGACGCACAATTAAGACAAATTTTCCAAGATTTAGACGAAAATGATGTGCAGAACTTGCAAGAAAAAGGTAAACAAGCACGCACATTAATCCTCAATACACCGTTCCCCGATGATTTAAGTCATGCGATCGCTATTGCCTATCGCCGACTCTGTGAACGTTATGGCGATGATCTCTATCATTCCATAGATGTGGCCGTTCGCTCAAGCGCCACCGCCGAAGACTTACCAGAAGCGAGTTTTGCCGGACAACAGGAAACCTATCTCAACGTGCAAGGGGTAAGGGGAGTTTTAGAAGCTTGCCATAAATGTTTTGCCTCTTTATTCACCGATCGCGCTATTTCCTACCGTCATCATAACGGCTTCGATCACTTTGCCGTCGCCCTTTCCGTCGGTGTCCAAAAAATGGTGCGTTCAGATCTAGCCACCTCTGGGGTGATGTTTTCCATCGATACGGAAACAGGGTTCAAAAATGCCACTTTAATCACCGCAGCCTACGGTTTAGGGGAAAATGTCGTGCAAGGAGCCGTTAACCCCGACGAATATCTGGTTTTTAAACCCACTCTTAAAAACGGTTACAAACCCATCCTCGACAAACGCCTCGGCAGTAAAGCCATCAAGATGATCTACGATGATGGAGGATCGCGTCTAACCAAGAATATCCGAGTTAACAAGCTAGAACAGGATCAATTCTGCATTAGTGACCAAGAAATCCTCACTTTAGCCCGTTGGACGACCCAAATCGAGGAACATTACTCGCAAGTGCGCGGAACCTACACCCCCATGGACATCGAATGGGCAAAAGATGGGATCACGGGAGAACTCTTTATCGTTCAGGCGCGTCCAGAAACCGTACAATCGCAAAAAGCAGCTAATATCCTTAAATCCTACGAAATTAAAGAAAGAAGTCAAGTTTTAGCGGTGGGACGGAGTGTAGGTGCGGCAATCGGTCAAGGAAAAGCCAGAGTCATCCTCAGTGTAGATAAAATCAACAACTTTAAACCGGGAGAAGTTCTCGTCACCAATCGCACGGATCCCGACTGGGAACCGATTATGAAACAAGCAAGCGCGATCGTTACTAATCAGGGTGGTCGTACTTGTCATGCCGCTATTATCGCGCGAGAAATGGGCATTCCGGCGATCGTGGGTTGCAATAATGCCACGGAAACGATTAAAACCGGTCAGGAAGTCACCGTTTGCTGTGCGGAGGGGGATGAAGGGAAAGTTTACCTCGGATTGCTACCCTTTGAAATTATTGAAACTCCCCTGGACAATTTGCCCCAAACTCGGACAAAAATCCTCATGAATATCGGTAATCCCGAAAAAGCCTTCGCTTTTGCCGATATTCCTGCCCAAGGTGTCGGTTTAGCGCGTCTAGAATTCATTATCGCTAACCATATTCAGGCCCACCCCAGCGCCTTGCTGAAATTCCACGAATTGGAAGAAGGAGACGTAAAAGACCAAATCGCCGAATTAACCAAACACTACGAGGATAAACCCCAATTTTTCGTCGATAAATTGGCCCGGGGAATTGCCATGATTGCAGCCGCATTCTACCCCAAAGATGTAATTGTGCGGATGTCCGATTTTAAATCCAATGAATACGCTAATTTATTGGGTGGCAAACCCTTTGAACCCAAGGAAGAAAACCCGATGATCGGTTGGCGCGGCGCTTCCCGTTATACTGATCCTAATTATCGCGAGGCTTTCGCTTTGGAATGTCGGGCGCTGAAAATGGTACGGGAAGAAATGGGATTAACTAATGTGATTCCGATGATTCCTTTCTGTCGTACCCCCGAAGAAGGGATGAGAGTCCTCGAAGAAATGGCGAAAAATGGTCTCGAACGCGGGGTTAATGGTTTGCAAGTTTATGTGATGTGTGAGTTACCAAGTAATGTAATTCTTGCCGACCAATTTGCTCAGGTGTTTGACGGATTTTCGATCGGTTCTAATGATTTGACCCAATTAACCTTAGGATTAGATCGGGATTCTGCCCTAGTTGCCCATCTTTTTGATGAACGGAATGAGGGAGTTAAACGCATGGTGAAAATGGCCATTGAAACCGCTAAAGCCCATAATCGCAAAATCGGTATCTGTGGTCAAGCCCCCAGTGATTACCCCGAATTTGCTCAATTTTTAGTGGAATTAGGCATCGATTCTATCAGTCTTAATCCTGATTCTGTCCTCAAAACTTTATTGATGGTGGCAGCAGTGGAGCAAGGACAATAG